The proteins below are encoded in one region of Eulemur rufifrons isolate Redbay chromosome 2, OSU_ERuf_1, whole genome shotgun sequence:
- the WDR20 gene encoding WD repeat-containing protein 20 isoform X15 codes for MATEGGGKEMNEIKTQFTTREGLYKLLPHSEYSRPNRVPFNSQGSNPVRVSFVNLNDQSGNGDRLCFNVGRELYFYIYKGVRKTIP; via the coding sequence ATGGCgacggagggaggagggaaggagatgaaCGAGATTAAGACCCAATTCACAACCCGGGAAGGTCTGTACAAGCTGCTGCCACACTCGGAGTACAGCCGGCCCAACAGGGTGCCCTTCAACTCGCAGGGATCCAACCCTGTCCGCGTCTCCTTCGTAAACCTCAACGACCAGTCTGGCAACGGCGACCGCCTCTGCTTCAATGTGGGCCGGGAGCTCTACTTCTATATCTACAAGGGGGTCCGCAAG